In one Liolophura sinensis isolate JHLJ2023 chromosome 11, CUHK_Ljap_v2, whole genome shotgun sequence genomic region, the following are encoded:
- the LOC135477406 gene encoding sterol O-acyltransferase 1-like isoform X2 has protein sequence MAKKMAEENAHGLQECLGNGDIKQHGVASPVQNRAMKEVNLQRIRDQAQALQGELVNKLNSELNELFDTFITEVEQIEQNGLAGNWQKSSSMSKQKIKEGHLPDKVYVTRRSVLTELLEINHIRTIYHIFVAILIVFSLNTVVYDIIEKGSETGSYSLSLSRIGLSFDLISWAFGQYPKVMALWVVMHLTTLLLVYPLFYFWSTRRKPGRVRVQDYIWLSAFVIYQVAFLVLPVTFVFENHLPPASAVIVVTEQLRLVMKVHAFVRENIPKALRYKHGKDEDNAENKDGPCPDFSKYLYFLFAPCLVYRDSYPRTKTIRWNYVVSNFAQVLACLFYTYYIFERFIVPVFRNFNEDHVTPKRMLLSVFGCMLPGTLCLFIAFFAILHSWLNAFSEMLRFGDRLFYKDWWNSTTFANYYRTWNVVVHDWLYSYIYKDFYYLFGPRYRALAMGMVFFISAVFHEFILSVSMGFFYPVLYVMFAGAGFGFIFLTDKGVSRSWNVFLWVALFIGDGVLMCTYSMEWYARRTCPVVNEPFWDFIIPRSWTCDFTAIKS, from the exons ATGGCGAAGAAAATGGCGGAGGAAAACGCACACGGTTTACAAGAGTGTTTGGGAAATGGCGATATCAAACAACATG gagtGGCCAGCCCAGTACAGAACAGAGCAATGAAGGAGGTGAACCTTCAGCGAATAAGAGATCAAGCTcag GCACTTCAAGGGGAATTGGTGAACAAATTGAACTCGGAACTGAATGAGTTGTTTGACACCTTCATCACAGAAGTGGAGCAGATAGAACAGAATGGTCTGGCAGGCAATTGGCAGAAGTCCTCCAGTATGAG TAAACAGAAGATTAAAGAAGGCCATTTGCCAGATAAAGTTTATGTCACACGAAGATCTGTCTTAAC GGAGTTATTGGAAATCAACCACATCAGAACAATCTATCACATCTTTGTCGCCATTCTCATAGTGTTCAGCCTCAACACTGTagtttatgacatcattgaaaaaGGAAG TGAAACTGGATCTTACAGCCTGTCATTGTCTCGTATTGGCCTTAGTTTTGATCTCATATCCTGGGCGTTTGGGCAGTACCCTAAGGTGATGGCTCTGTGGGTAGTGATGCATCTTACCACGTTGCTGTTGGTCTACCCACTCTTTTATTTCTGGTCCACAAGAAGAAAGCCAGGCAGAGTCC GTGTGCAGGACTACATTTGGCTGTCTGCGTTTGTCATCTATCAAGTAGCATTCCTGGTGTTACCTGTGACATTTGTGTTTGAGAACCACCTACCACCAGCATCAGCCGTTATTGTGGTCACGGAGCAG CTTCGCCTGGTGATGAAGGTCCATGCTTTCGTACGAGAAAACATACCAAAGGCACTTCGCTATAAACACGGCAAAG atGAAGATAATGCTGAAAACAAAGATGGACCATGTCCAGATTTCtccaaatatttatattttttgtttgccCCATGTCTTGTATATAGAGATTCTTATCCAAG GACAAAAACGATTCGTTGGAATTATGTGGTGTCCAATTTTGCTCAGGTGCTAGCCTGTCTATTTTACACGTATTATATTTTTGAGAGATTTATTGTTCCGGTGTTTCGGAACTTCAATGAGGATCATGTGACCCCGAAGCGCATGTTGCTGTCCGTGTTCGGCTGTATGCTGCCGGGAACACTCTGCCTGTTTATAG ctttttttGCAATATTACACTCCTGGTTGAATGCATTTTCTGAAATGTTGCGTTTTGGAGACAGACTCTTTTATAAG GATTGGTGGAATTCAACCACTTTTGCAAACTATTACCGAACCTGGAATGTTGTGGTCCATGATTGGCTGTACAGCTACATCTACAAAGATTTTTATTAC TTGTTTGGACCACGGTACCGAGCCTTGGCCATGGGCATGGTCTTCTTCATCTCAGCGGTCTTCCACGAGTTCATCCTGTCCGTGTCCATGGGCTTCTTTTACCCAGTCCTGTATGTGATGTTTGCTGGTGCAGGAT TTGGTTTTATTTTCCTGACAGACAAAGGTGTTAGTCGCAGTTGGAACGTCTTTCTGTGGGTAGCGCTGTTTATTGGGGACGGGGTGCTGATGTGTACATACAGCATGGAGTGGTACGCCAGACGCACCTGTCCCGTCGTCAAT GAACCGTTTTGGGATTTCATCATTCCACGTTCATGGACATGCGATTTCACTGCAATCAAATCATAA
- the LOC135477406 gene encoding sterol O-acyltransferase 1-like isoform X1, with protein sequence MAKKMAEENAHGLQECLGNGDIKQHGVASPVQNRAMKEVNLQRIRDQAQALQGELVNKLNSELNELFDTFITEVEQIEQNGLAGNWQKSSSMSTYANHKHFKNEKECKQKIKEGHLPDKVYVTRRSVLTELLEINHIRTIYHIFVAILIVFSLNTVVYDIIEKGSETGSYSLSLSRIGLSFDLISWAFGQYPKVMALWVVMHLTTLLLVYPLFYFWSTRRKPGRVRVQDYIWLSAFVIYQVAFLVLPVTFVFENHLPPASAVIVVTEQLRLVMKVHAFVRENIPKALRYKHGKDEDNAENKDGPCPDFSKYLYFLFAPCLVYRDSYPRTKTIRWNYVVSNFAQVLACLFYTYYIFERFIVPVFRNFNEDHVTPKRMLLSVFGCMLPGTLCLFIAFFAILHSWLNAFSEMLRFGDRLFYKDWWNSTTFANYYRTWNVVVHDWLYSYIYKDFYYLFGPRYRALAMGMVFFISAVFHEFILSVSMGFFYPVLYVMFAGAGFGFIFLTDKGVSRSWNVFLWVALFIGDGVLMCTYSMEWYARRTCPVVNEPFWDFIIPRSWTCDFTAIKS encoded by the exons ATGGCGAAGAAAATGGCGGAGGAAAACGCACACGGTTTACAAGAGTGTTTGGGAAATGGCGATATCAAACAACATG gagtGGCCAGCCCAGTACAGAACAGAGCAATGAAGGAGGTGAACCTTCAGCGAATAAGAGATCAAGCTcag GCACTTCAAGGGGAATTGGTGAACAAATTGAACTCGGAACTGAATGAGTTGTTTGACACCTTCATCACAGAAGTGGAGCAGATAGAACAGAATGGTCTGGCAGGCAATTGGCAGAAGTCCTCCAGTATGAG CACATATGCAAATCACAAGCATTTTAAAAATGAGAAAGAATG TAAACAGAAGATTAAAGAAGGCCATTTGCCAGATAAAGTTTATGTCACACGAAGATCTGTCTTAAC GGAGTTATTGGAAATCAACCACATCAGAACAATCTATCACATCTTTGTCGCCATTCTCATAGTGTTCAGCCTCAACACTGTagtttatgacatcattgaaaaaGGAAG TGAAACTGGATCTTACAGCCTGTCATTGTCTCGTATTGGCCTTAGTTTTGATCTCATATCCTGGGCGTTTGGGCAGTACCCTAAGGTGATGGCTCTGTGGGTAGTGATGCATCTTACCACGTTGCTGTTGGTCTACCCACTCTTTTATTTCTGGTCCACAAGAAGAAAGCCAGGCAGAGTCC GTGTGCAGGACTACATTTGGCTGTCTGCGTTTGTCATCTATCAAGTAGCATTCCTGGTGTTACCTGTGACATTTGTGTTTGAGAACCACCTACCACCAGCATCAGCCGTTATTGTGGTCACGGAGCAG CTTCGCCTGGTGATGAAGGTCCATGCTTTCGTACGAGAAAACATACCAAAGGCACTTCGCTATAAACACGGCAAAG atGAAGATAATGCTGAAAACAAAGATGGACCATGTCCAGATTTCtccaaatatttatattttttgtttgccCCATGTCTTGTATATAGAGATTCTTATCCAAG GACAAAAACGATTCGTTGGAATTATGTGGTGTCCAATTTTGCTCAGGTGCTAGCCTGTCTATTTTACACGTATTATATTTTTGAGAGATTTATTGTTCCGGTGTTTCGGAACTTCAATGAGGATCATGTGACCCCGAAGCGCATGTTGCTGTCCGTGTTCGGCTGTATGCTGCCGGGAACACTCTGCCTGTTTATAG ctttttttGCAATATTACACTCCTGGTTGAATGCATTTTCTGAAATGTTGCGTTTTGGAGACAGACTCTTTTATAAG GATTGGTGGAATTCAACCACTTTTGCAAACTATTACCGAACCTGGAATGTTGTGGTCCATGATTGGCTGTACAGCTACATCTACAAAGATTTTTATTAC TTGTTTGGACCACGGTACCGAGCCTTGGCCATGGGCATGGTCTTCTTCATCTCAGCGGTCTTCCACGAGTTCATCCTGTCCGTGTCCATGGGCTTCTTTTACCCAGTCCTGTATGTGATGTTTGCTGGTGCAGGAT TTGGTTTTATTTTCCTGACAGACAAAGGTGTTAGTCGCAGTTGGAACGTCTTTCTGTGGGTAGCGCTGTTTATTGGGGACGGGGTGCTGATGTGTACATACAGCATGGAGTGGTACGCCAGACGCACCTGTCCCGTCGTCAAT GAACCGTTTTGGGATTTCATCATTCCACGTTCATGGACATGCGATTTCACTGCAATCAAATCATAA
- the LOC135477406 gene encoding sterol O-acyltransferase 1-like isoform X3: protein MKIAAGVGVASPVQNRAMKEVNLQRIRDQAQALQGELVNKLNSELNELFDTFITEVEQIEQNGLAGNWQKSSSMSTYANHKHFKNEKECKQKIKEGHLPDKVYVTRRSVLTELLEINHIRTIYHIFVAILIVFSLNTVVYDIIEKGSETGSYSLSLSRIGLSFDLISWAFGQYPKVMALWVVMHLTTLLLVYPLFYFWSTRRKPGRVRVQDYIWLSAFVIYQVAFLVLPVTFVFENHLPPASAVIVVTEQLRLVMKVHAFVRENIPKALRYKHGKDEDNAENKDGPCPDFSKYLYFLFAPCLVYRDSYPRTKTIRWNYVVSNFAQVLACLFYTYYIFERFIVPVFRNFNEDHVTPKRMLLSVFGCMLPGTLCLFIAFFAILHSWLNAFSEMLRFGDRLFYKDWWNSTTFANYYRTWNVVVHDWLYSYIYKDFYYLFGPRYRALAMGMVFFISAVFHEFILSVSMGFFYPVLYVMFAGAGFGFIFLTDKGVSRSWNVFLWVALFIGDGVLMCTYSMEWYARRTCPVVNEPFWDFIIPRSWTCDFTAIKS, encoded by the exons ATGAAAATTGCTGCTGGAGTCG gagtGGCCAGCCCAGTACAGAACAGAGCAATGAAGGAGGTGAACCTTCAGCGAATAAGAGATCAAGCTcag GCACTTCAAGGGGAATTGGTGAACAAATTGAACTCGGAACTGAATGAGTTGTTTGACACCTTCATCACAGAAGTGGAGCAGATAGAACAGAATGGTCTGGCAGGCAATTGGCAGAAGTCCTCCAGTATGAG CACATATGCAAATCACAAGCATTTTAAAAATGAGAAAGAATG TAAACAGAAGATTAAAGAAGGCCATTTGCCAGATAAAGTTTATGTCACACGAAGATCTGTCTTAAC GGAGTTATTGGAAATCAACCACATCAGAACAATCTATCACATCTTTGTCGCCATTCTCATAGTGTTCAGCCTCAACACTGTagtttatgacatcattgaaaaaGGAAG TGAAACTGGATCTTACAGCCTGTCATTGTCTCGTATTGGCCTTAGTTTTGATCTCATATCCTGGGCGTTTGGGCAGTACCCTAAGGTGATGGCTCTGTGGGTAGTGATGCATCTTACCACGTTGCTGTTGGTCTACCCACTCTTTTATTTCTGGTCCACAAGAAGAAAGCCAGGCAGAGTCC GTGTGCAGGACTACATTTGGCTGTCTGCGTTTGTCATCTATCAAGTAGCATTCCTGGTGTTACCTGTGACATTTGTGTTTGAGAACCACCTACCACCAGCATCAGCCGTTATTGTGGTCACGGAGCAG CTTCGCCTGGTGATGAAGGTCCATGCTTTCGTACGAGAAAACATACCAAAGGCACTTCGCTATAAACACGGCAAAG atGAAGATAATGCTGAAAACAAAGATGGACCATGTCCAGATTTCtccaaatatttatattttttgtttgccCCATGTCTTGTATATAGAGATTCTTATCCAAG GACAAAAACGATTCGTTGGAATTATGTGGTGTCCAATTTTGCTCAGGTGCTAGCCTGTCTATTTTACACGTATTATATTTTTGAGAGATTTATTGTTCCGGTGTTTCGGAACTTCAATGAGGATCATGTGACCCCGAAGCGCATGTTGCTGTCCGTGTTCGGCTGTATGCTGCCGGGAACACTCTGCCTGTTTATAG ctttttttGCAATATTACACTCCTGGTTGAATGCATTTTCTGAAATGTTGCGTTTTGGAGACAGACTCTTTTATAAG GATTGGTGGAATTCAACCACTTTTGCAAACTATTACCGAACCTGGAATGTTGTGGTCCATGATTGGCTGTACAGCTACATCTACAAAGATTTTTATTAC TTGTTTGGACCACGGTACCGAGCCTTGGCCATGGGCATGGTCTTCTTCATCTCAGCGGTCTTCCACGAGTTCATCCTGTCCGTGTCCATGGGCTTCTTTTACCCAGTCCTGTATGTGATGTTTGCTGGTGCAGGAT TTGGTTTTATTTTCCTGACAGACAAAGGTGTTAGTCGCAGTTGGAACGTCTTTCTGTGGGTAGCGCTGTTTATTGGGGACGGGGTGCTGATGTGTACATACAGCATGGAGTGGTACGCCAGACGCACCTGTCCCGTCGTCAAT GAACCGTTTTGGGATTTCATCATTCCACGTTCATGGACATGCGATTTCACTGCAATCAAATCATAA
- the LOC135477406 gene encoding sterol O-acyltransferase 1-like isoform X4: MKEVNLQRIRDQAQALQGELVNKLNSELNELFDTFITEVEQIEQNGLAGNWQKSSSMSTYANHKHFKNEKECKQKIKEGHLPDKVYVTRRSVLTELLEINHIRTIYHIFVAILIVFSLNTVVYDIIEKGSETGSYSLSLSRIGLSFDLISWAFGQYPKVMALWVVMHLTTLLLVYPLFYFWSTRRKPGRVRVQDYIWLSAFVIYQVAFLVLPVTFVFENHLPPASAVIVVTEQLRLVMKVHAFVRENIPKALRYKHGKDEDNAENKDGPCPDFSKYLYFLFAPCLVYRDSYPRTKTIRWNYVVSNFAQVLACLFYTYYIFERFIVPVFRNFNEDHVTPKRMLLSVFGCMLPGTLCLFIAFFAILHSWLNAFSEMLRFGDRLFYKDWWNSTTFANYYRTWNVVVHDWLYSYIYKDFYYLFGPRYRALAMGMVFFISAVFHEFILSVSMGFFYPVLYVMFAGAGFGFIFLTDKGVSRSWNVFLWVALFIGDGVLMCTYSMEWYARRTCPVVNEPFWDFIIPRSWTCDFTAIKS, from the exons ATGAAGGAGGTGAACCTTCAGCGAATAAGAGATCAAGCTcag GCACTTCAAGGGGAATTGGTGAACAAATTGAACTCGGAACTGAATGAGTTGTTTGACACCTTCATCACAGAAGTGGAGCAGATAGAACAGAATGGTCTGGCAGGCAATTGGCAGAAGTCCTCCAGTATGAG CACATATGCAAATCACAAGCATTTTAAAAATGAGAAAGAATG TAAACAGAAGATTAAAGAAGGCCATTTGCCAGATAAAGTTTATGTCACACGAAGATCTGTCTTAAC GGAGTTATTGGAAATCAACCACATCAGAACAATCTATCACATCTTTGTCGCCATTCTCATAGTGTTCAGCCTCAACACTGTagtttatgacatcattgaaaaaGGAAG TGAAACTGGATCTTACAGCCTGTCATTGTCTCGTATTGGCCTTAGTTTTGATCTCATATCCTGGGCGTTTGGGCAGTACCCTAAGGTGATGGCTCTGTGGGTAGTGATGCATCTTACCACGTTGCTGTTGGTCTACCCACTCTTTTATTTCTGGTCCACAAGAAGAAAGCCAGGCAGAGTCC GTGTGCAGGACTACATTTGGCTGTCTGCGTTTGTCATCTATCAAGTAGCATTCCTGGTGTTACCTGTGACATTTGTGTTTGAGAACCACCTACCACCAGCATCAGCCGTTATTGTGGTCACGGAGCAG CTTCGCCTGGTGATGAAGGTCCATGCTTTCGTACGAGAAAACATACCAAAGGCACTTCGCTATAAACACGGCAAAG atGAAGATAATGCTGAAAACAAAGATGGACCATGTCCAGATTTCtccaaatatttatattttttgtttgccCCATGTCTTGTATATAGAGATTCTTATCCAAG GACAAAAACGATTCGTTGGAATTATGTGGTGTCCAATTTTGCTCAGGTGCTAGCCTGTCTATTTTACACGTATTATATTTTTGAGAGATTTATTGTTCCGGTGTTTCGGAACTTCAATGAGGATCATGTGACCCCGAAGCGCATGTTGCTGTCCGTGTTCGGCTGTATGCTGCCGGGAACACTCTGCCTGTTTATAG ctttttttGCAATATTACACTCCTGGTTGAATGCATTTTCTGAAATGTTGCGTTTTGGAGACAGACTCTTTTATAAG GATTGGTGGAATTCAACCACTTTTGCAAACTATTACCGAACCTGGAATGTTGTGGTCCATGATTGGCTGTACAGCTACATCTACAAAGATTTTTATTAC TTGTTTGGACCACGGTACCGAGCCTTGGCCATGGGCATGGTCTTCTTCATCTCAGCGGTCTTCCACGAGTTCATCCTGTCCGTGTCCATGGGCTTCTTTTACCCAGTCCTGTATGTGATGTTTGCTGGTGCAGGAT TTGGTTTTATTTTCCTGACAGACAAAGGTGTTAGTCGCAGTTGGAACGTCTTTCTGTGGGTAGCGCTGTTTATTGGGGACGGGGTGCTGATGTGTACATACAGCATGGAGTGGTACGCCAGACGCACCTGTCCCGTCGTCAAT GAACCGTTTTGGGATTTCATCATTCCACGTTCATGGACATGCGATTTCACTGCAATCAAATCATAA
- the LOC135477406 gene encoding sterol O-acyltransferase 1-like isoform X5 encodes MVEYIFGSLGKQKIKEGHLPDKVYVTRRSVLTELLEINHIRTIYHIFVAILIVFSLNTVVYDIIEKGSETGSYSLSLSRIGLSFDLISWAFGQYPKVMALWVVMHLTTLLLVYPLFYFWSTRRKPGRVRVQDYIWLSAFVIYQVAFLVLPVTFVFENHLPPASAVIVVTEQLRLVMKVHAFVRENIPKALRYKHGKDEDNAENKDGPCPDFSKYLYFLFAPCLVYRDSYPRTKTIRWNYVVSNFAQVLACLFYTYYIFERFIVPVFRNFNEDHVTPKRMLLSVFGCMLPGTLCLFIAFFAILHSWLNAFSEMLRFGDRLFYKDWWNSTTFANYYRTWNVVVHDWLYSYIYKDFYYLFGPRYRALAMGMVFFISAVFHEFILSVSMGFFYPVLYVMFAGAGFGFIFLTDKGVSRSWNVFLWVALFIGDGVLMCTYSMEWYARRTCPVVNEPFWDFIIPRSWTCDFTAIKS; translated from the exons ATGGTAGAGTATATATTTGGATCCCTGGG TAAACAGAAGATTAAAGAAGGCCATTTGCCAGATAAAGTTTATGTCACACGAAGATCTGTCTTAAC GGAGTTATTGGAAATCAACCACATCAGAACAATCTATCACATCTTTGTCGCCATTCTCATAGTGTTCAGCCTCAACACTGTagtttatgacatcattgaaaaaGGAAG TGAAACTGGATCTTACAGCCTGTCATTGTCTCGTATTGGCCTTAGTTTTGATCTCATATCCTGGGCGTTTGGGCAGTACCCTAAGGTGATGGCTCTGTGGGTAGTGATGCATCTTACCACGTTGCTGTTGGTCTACCCACTCTTTTATTTCTGGTCCACAAGAAGAAAGCCAGGCAGAGTCC GTGTGCAGGACTACATTTGGCTGTCTGCGTTTGTCATCTATCAAGTAGCATTCCTGGTGTTACCTGTGACATTTGTGTTTGAGAACCACCTACCACCAGCATCAGCCGTTATTGTGGTCACGGAGCAG CTTCGCCTGGTGATGAAGGTCCATGCTTTCGTACGAGAAAACATACCAAAGGCACTTCGCTATAAACACGGCAAAG atGAAGATAATGCTGAAAACAAAGATGGACCATGTCCAGATTTCtccaaatatttatattttttgtttgccCCATGTCTTGTATATAGAGATTCTTATCCAAG GACAAAAACGATTCGTTGGAATTATGTGGTGTCCAATTTTGCTCAGGTGCTAGCCTGTCTATTTTACACGTATTATATTTTTGAGAGATTTATTGTTCCGGTGTTTCGGAACTTCAATGAGGATCATGTGACCCCGAAGCGCATGTTGCTGTCCGTGTTCGGCTGTATGCTGCCGGGAACACTCTGCCTGTTTATAG ctttttttGCAATATTACACTCCTGGTTGAATGCATTTTCTGAAATGTTGCGTTTTGGAGACAGACTCTTTTATAAG GATTGGTGGAATTCAACCACTTTTGCAAACTATTACCGAACCTGGAATGTTGTGGTCCATGATTGGCTGTACAGCTACATCTACAAAGATTTTTATTAC TTGTTTGGACCACGGTACCGAGCCTTGGCCATGGGCATGGTCTTCTTCATCTCAGCGGTCTTCCACGAGTTCATCCTGTCCGTGTCCATGGGCTTCTTTTACCCAGTCCTGTATGTGATGTTTGCTGGTGCAGGAT TTGGTTTTATTTTCCTGACAGACAAAGGTGTTAGTCGCAGTTGGAACGTCTTTCTGTGGGTAGCGCTGTTTATTGGGGACGGGGTGCTGATGTGTACATACAGCATGGAGTGGTACGCCAGACGCACCTGTCCCGTCGTCAAT GAACCGTTTTGGGATTTCATCATTCCACGTTCATGGACATGCGATTTCACTGCAATCAAATCATAA